Proteins encoded by one window of Acidobacteriota bacterium:
- a CDS encoding oxidative damage protection protein: protein MAEHMVKCIKLGKEMPGLDEPPFDGELGQKIYENVSQEAWRLWGEHAKMVINEYRLNPADKKAQEIIVQHMEQFFFGEGAQLPPDYVPPQQKQ from the coding sequence ATGGCAGAGCACATGGTGAAGTGCATCAAGCTGGGCAAGGAGATGCCCGGGCTCGACGAGCCGCCGTTCGATGGCGAGCTGGGACAGAAGATCTACGAGAACGTCTCGCAGGAAGCGTGGCGGTTGTGGGGCGAACACGCCAAGATGGTGATCAACGAATATCGCCTCAACCCCGCTGACAAGAAGGCGCAGGAGATCATCGTCCAGCACATGGAGCAGTTCTTCTTTGGCGAGGGTGCGCAGCTTCCGCCTGATTACGTCCCGCCCCAGCAGAAACAGTGA
- a CDS encoding CBS domain-containing protein encodes MAKISDILRDHRVLSVDAEQTVIEAARLMTEFNIGAVPVLRDGDLIGIFSERDLMRRVVAGGRSPAMTKVSEVMTSKPQTVTADADIDECMQLMREAGFRHLPVMEGTKLLGLISLRDIMMRERKSAGSA; translated from the coding sequence ATGGCAAAGATATCTGACATCCTGCGCGACCACCGCGTGCTCTCCGTGGACGCGGAACAGACGGTGATCGAAGCCGCGCGCCTGATGACCGAGTTCAACATCGGCGCGGTGCCGGTGTTGCGTGATGGCGACTTGATCGGCATCTTTTCCGAGCGCGACCTGATGCGGCGCGTGGTCGCCGGCGGCCGTAGCCCGGCGATGACGAAGGTGAGCGAGGTGATGACCTCGAAGCCGCAGACGGTCACCGCAGACGCTGACATCGATGAGTGCATGCAGCTGATGCGCGAGGCCGGCTTCCGCCATCTGCCGGTCATGGAAGGCACGAAATTGCTCGGCTTGATCTCGCTGCGCGACATCATGATGCGCGAGCGCAAGTCTGCCGGCAGTGCCTGA
- a CDS encoding 4a-hydroxytetrahydrobiopterin dehydratase, with product MTDLASKSCVPCRGDVPALKGKELHELEKQVPGWKVVNEHHLSRTYEFPDFKSALELVNKIGNVAEQEGHHPNICFTWGKVEVTSYTHKIDGLTESDFILAAKIEKLPRTGKSA from the coding sequence ATGACTGACTTAGCGAGCAAGAGCTGTGTGCCGTGCCGTGGCGATGTTCCCGCGCTGAAGGGCAAGGAGTTACACGAGTTGGAGAAGCAAGTGCCCGGCTGGAAGGTCGTCAACGAGCATCACCTGTCGCGCACCTATGAGTTTCCTGACTTCAAAAGCGCGCTCGAACTGGTGAACAAGATCGGCAACGTCGCCGAGCAGGAAGGCCACCATCCCAACATCTGCTTCACCTGGGGCAAGGTCGAAGTCACCAGCTACACCCACAAGATCGACGGATTGACGGAGAGCGACTTCATCCTGGCGGCGAAGATCGAGAAGCTGCCGCGGACAGGGAAGTCCGCGTAA
- a CDS encoding ABC transporter ATP-binding protein/permease yields the protein MSASPLPKPESKPAKKPVNLRAAWPEIWALMKPRKWLLLLGLLLMAINRVSGLVLPYSTRFLIDNVITKHQTNLLLPIVGAVLLATMVQGITSFSLTQVLSKAAQRLIAELRLKVQGHVGRLAVSYYDANKTGALVSRIMTDVEGVRNLVGTGLVDFLGGLLTAAIALVVLFHISAKMTLIAIAFLSVFALALRKAFGTLRPIFRERGKINAEVSGRLTESLGGVRVVKGYHAEAREHAVFGAGVGRLLDNVLQTLTAMSVMSLSSSVLLGLVGAIVMYVGSRQILSGTMTLGDFFTYTMFLGFMAAPLFSVVNVGTQLTEAIAGLERTREVLSESPEDTDPRRTATLSGINGEIEFRDVVFEYDPGKPVLQDVSFISQPGTVTALVGSSGSGKSTIIGLVAAFHVPLSGKVLVDGTDLATVRLDSYRTHLGVVLQDSFLFDGTIRENIMFSRPESSEEEMLSACRIARVDEFAERFKDGYDTIIGERGVKLSGGQRQRVSIARAVLADPRILILDEATSSLDSESEQMIQEGLAYLMKGRTTFVIAHRLSTIRRADQILVVENGKIVERGTHEVLYALGGRYFDLYNKQHGLETNLFLAPGEGDTIETADAKTEASNGREPVVDPLRIIRGS from the coding sequence ATGAGCGCTTCCCCACTACCCAAGCCGGAGAGCAAACCTGCCAAAAAGCCGGTGAACCTGCGCGCGGCGTGGCCCGAGATCTGGGCGCTGATGAAGCCGCGCAAATGGCTGCTGCTGCTTGGGCTCTTGCTCATGGCCATCAACCGCGTCTCCGGGCTGGTGCTGCCGTACTCCACACGCTTCCTCATCGACAACGTGATCACGAAACACCAGACCAACCTGCTGCTGCCCATCGTGGGCGCGGTGCTGCTGGCGACGATGGTCCAGGGCATCACCTCGTTCTCGCTGACGCAAGTGCTCTCGAAAGCCGCGCAACGGCTCATCGCCGAGTTGCGCCTGAAGGTGCAGGGACACGTCGGGCGGCTCGCGGTGAGTTACTACGACGCGAACAAAACGGGCGCGCTCGTCTCGCGCATCATGACCGACGTGGAAGGCGTGCGCAACCTGGTGGGCACGGGCCTGGTGGATTTCCTCGGCGGGCTGCTCACGGCGGCGATCGCGCTGGTGGTGCTCTTCCACATCAGCGCGAAGATGACGTTGATCGCCATCGCCTTCCTCAGCGTGTTCGCGCTGGCATTGCGCAAGGCGTTCGGCACGCTGCGTCCTATCTTCCGCGAGCGCGGAAAGATCAACGCCGAGGTGAGTGGAAGGCTTACCGAATCGCTGGGCGGCGTCCGCGTGGTGAAGGGATATCACGCGGAAGCGCGCGAGCATGCCGTGTTCGGCGCCGGCGTGGGCCGCTTGCTGGATAACGTGCTGCAGACGCTCACGGCGATGTCGGTGATGAGCCTGTCATCGAGCGTGCTGCTCGGCTTGGTGGGCGCCATCGTGATGTACGTGGGCTCGCGGCAGATCCTTTCCGGCACCATGACGCTGGGCGATTTCTTCACCTACACCATGTTCCTCGGATTCATGGCAGCGCCGCTGTTCAGCGTGGTCAACGTGGGCACGCAGTTGACCGAAGCCATCGCCGGCCTCGAGCGCACGCGCGAAGTGCTGAGCGAGTCTCCGGAAGATACTGACCCGCGACGGACGGCGACCCTCTCTGGCATCAACGGCGAGATCGAGTTCCGCGACGTGGTCTTCGAGTACGACCCGGGCAAGCCGGTTTTGCAAGACGTTTCGTTCATCTCGCAGCCCGGGACCGTGACGGCGCTGGTCGGCTCATCGGGTTCGGGAAAATCCACCATCATCGGATTGGTCGCCGCGTTCCACGTGCCGCTCTCCGGAAAAGTCCTGGTGGATGGCACCGACCTGGCAACGGTGCGGCTCGATTCTTATCGCACCCACCTCGGCGTGGTGCTGCAGGATTCGTTCCTGTTCGACGGCACCATCCGCGAGAACATCATGTTCTCGCGCCCGGAATCGTCGGAAGAAGAGATGCTGAGCGCGTGCCGCATCGCGCGCGTCGACGAATTCGCCGAGCGCTTCAAAGACGGTTACGACACTATCATCGGCGAGCGTGGCGTGAAGCTTTCCGGCGGGCAGCGGCAGCGCGTGTCCATCGCGCGCGCGGTGCTCGCGGACCCGCGCATCCTCATCCTCGACGAAGCGACCTCGAGCCTGGATTCCGAGTCGGAGCAGATGATCCAGGAAGGCCTTGCCTACCTGATGAAGGGACGCACCACCTTCGTGATCGCGCATCGGCTCTCGACCATCCGCCGCGCCGACCAGATCCTGGTGGTTGAGAACGGGAAGATCGTGGAGCGCGGGACGCACGAAGTGCTCTACGCGCTGGGCGGCCGCTACTTCGATCTCTACAACAAGCAGCACGGCTTGGAGACGAATCTCTTCCTCGCTCCCGGCGAGGGCGACACCATCGAGACGGCCGATGCAAAGACGGAAGCGTCGAACGGCCGCGAGCCGGTGGTGGATCCGCTGCGCATCATTCGCGGATCGTGA
- a CDS encoding DUF4412 domain-containing protein has translation MRRRLMQSGLGLSLFLGLAFALGCSSTSTPESSYTSPVSKAQMAVNGASISSAMQKATSWHVTMKGPNVDMTMDVVCPDKMRTVSKTGSRSAETVRVGPAMYMKAGGKWMKVPATGQPASVCGNTAAPGSKMPTVDPNVTMTKGGTETVNGESCTDWTTTASDGKGGQTSSTMCIGSDNLPRQIKTGQMVMTYSDWNKPITIDAPKL, from the coding sequence ATGCGGCGCAGACTGATGCAGTCGGGCCTCGGGCTTTCTCTGTTCCTCGGATTGGCATTTGCCTTGGGATGCAGCAGCACCAGCACTCCGGAGTCGTCCTACACGAGTCCGGTGAGCAAAGCGCAGATGGCCGTCAACGGTGCGTCGATCAGCTCGGCGATGCAAAAGGCGACGAGCTGGCACGTGACGATGAAGGGCCCCAACGTGGACATGACCATGGACGTGGTCTGTCCCGACAAAATGCGAACGGTGTCGAAGACGGGCAGCAGGAGCGCCGAGACCGTGCGCGTTGGACCGGCGATGTACATGAAGGCGGGAGGAAAATGGATGAAGGTGCCCGCCACCGGACAGCCCGCGAGCGTGTGCGGCAACACGGCTGCCCCCGGCTCGAAGATGCCGACAGTCGATCCCAACGTGACCATGACCAAGGGCGGAACCGAGACGGTGAACGGCGAGAGCTGCACCGATTGGACCACCACCGCCTCCGATGGCAAGGGTGGGCAGACCAGCTCCACCATGTGCATCGGCAGCGACAATCTGCCGCGCCAGATCAAGACGGGCCAAATGGTGATGACCTACTCCGATTGGAACAAGCCCATCACCATCGACGCACCCAAGCTGTAG
- a CDS encoding DinB family protein, translating into MHDELQAFLKLWDEEAKKTVAVLRELPRAQYDFRPDAGGRSLGELAWHLSELDGYISYGVEQGKFDVGAKPPHIERPKTVEALAPGYERIHTEAAERIRKLTSADLDRKIVAFGGTETAIRDLLWSGILLHLAHHRGQLSVLTRLAGGGVPGLFGPNREETAAMRARAANAPKPA; encoded by the coding sequence ATGCACGACGAACTGCAAGCCTTCCTGAAGCTGTGGGATGAGGAAGCGAAGAAGACGGTCGCGGTGCTGCGCGAGCTGCCGCGCGCTCAATATGACTTCCGCCCGGACGCCGGCGGCCGCTCGCTGGGCGAGCTGGCGTGGCACTTGTCTGAGTTGGACGGCTACATCTCTTACGGGGTCGAGCAGGGCAAGTTCGACGTGGGCGCGAAGCCGCCGCACATCGAGCGGCCCAAGACTGTGGAGGCGTTGGCGCCGGGATACGAGCGCATCCATACGGAGGCCGCAGAGCGCATCCGCAAGCTCACGTCCGCGGACCTCGACCGCAAGATCGTGGCCTTCGGCGGCACCGAGACGGCCATCCGCGACCTGCTATGGTCGGGGATACTGCTGCACCTCGCCCACCATCGCGGACAGCTCTCCGTGCTGACGCGCCTGGCCGGCGGCGGCGTGCCGGGACTCTTCGGCCCGAATCGCGAAGAGACGGCGGCAATGCGCGCGCGCGCCGCGAACGCTCCGAAGCCAGCCTGA